A genomic window from Pecten maximus chromosome 6, xPecMax1.1, whole genome shotgun sequence includes:
- the LOC117329259 gene encoding amidophosphoribosyltransferase-like — protein sequence MEFETCSQTVSSKDGEETGLHEACGVFGCVATGDWPTQLDVAHTICLGLVSLQHRGQESAGIVTSMGANDSLHRQKKGMGLVSHIFSEDDMVRLRGNIGLGHTRYSTHGESDTTNVQPFVVETLHGLTAVAHNGQLVNAKSLKRKLLRHGVGLSSGSDSELITQLLTHMPECGEPDGANWVGRIKRIMQETIASYALVIMNKDKLYAVRDPLGNRPLCVGKLLPAAAFSGKKIMDDSEVDGWVVASESCAFSSIGAQYYREVIPGEVVELSKKGVRSVYIAPKQKHTPPALCIFEYVYFARADSVFEGQMVYMVRQNCGRQLAKEAPVDVDMVSTVPESATPAAMAYATAINKPYGEVFTKNRYVGRSFIQPNMRLRQLAVAKKFGALTQNFKGKRIVLIDDSIVRGVTMIPIVKLLKAEGAKEVHIRIASPPIKYPCYMGINIPTHQELVANKVPVDQLADYFGADSLQYLSVEGLKAAVTEGIKSEAESVGHCVACLTGDYPVEPDW from the exons ATGGAATTTGAAACCTGTAGCCAGACAGTGTCATCCAAGGATGGGGAGGAAACAGGTCTCCATGAGGCTTGCGGTGTGTTTGGCTGTGTTGCCACCGGAGACTGGCCCACTCAACTGGATGTGGCTCACACAATCTGTCTTGGACTAGTCAGTCTtcaacacag GGGACAGGAAAGTGCAGGGATTGTGACCAGTATGGGTGCCAATGACTCGCTCCACAGACAGAAGAAAGGCATGGGACTTGTTAGTCATATCTTCAGTGAGGACGACATGGTCAGGCTACGAGGAAACATTGGACTTG GTCACACCAGATATTCCACCCACGGAGAGTCTGACACCACTAATGTACAACCATTTGTGGTGGAGACATTGCATGGACTAACAGCAGTAGCACACAACGGACAGCTCGTTAATGCTAAGTCCCTCAAACGTAAG CTGCTGCGACATGGAGTGGGACTATCATCAGGATCAGACAGTGAACTTATTACACAGCTTCTCACTCACATGCCAGAATGTGGAGAACCAGACGGGGCCAACTGGGTTGGCAG GATCAAGAGGATAATGCAGGAGACGATTGCGTCCTACGCCCTGGTCATCATgaacaaggacaaactatacgCTGTGAGGGATCCGTTAGGCAACAGACCACTGTGTGTGGGCAAGCTCCTTCCTGCTGCTGCATTCTCAG GGAAGAAGATAATGGACGACTCTGAGGTGGATGGATGGGTCGTAGCGTCGGAATCCTGTGCCTTCAGTAGTATAGGCGCCCAGTACTACAGAGAAGTCATCCCAG GAGAGGTTGTGGAGTTGAGCAAGAAGGGAGTCCGATCAGTATACATTGCACCCAAACAGAAACACACACCTCCAGCCTTGTGCATATTTGAATATGTGTACTTTGCCAGAGCTGATAGTGTGTTTGAAG GACAGATGGTATACATGGTAAGACAAAACTGTGGAAGGCAGCTAGCCAAGGAGGCCCCAGTCGATGTGGATATGGTCAGCACTGTCCCCGAGTCTGCGACACCTGCGGCCATGGCTTATGCTACAGCT ATCAACAAACCCTATGGAGAGGTTTTCACCAAGAATCGCTATGTTGGGCGTTCCTTTATCCAGCCTAACATGAGATTACGACAGCTGGCTGTTGCTAAGAAATTTGGGGCCCTCACACAGAACTTCAAGGGAAAGCGAATTGTGCTTATTGATGACTCGATTGTCCGAGGTGTGACGATGATCCCCATCGTCAAACTACTCAAGGCTGAGGGTGCCAAGGAG GTCCACATTCGGATAGCATCGCCTCCCATCAAGTATCCCTGTTACATGGGGATCAACATCCCTACTCACCAGGAGCTGGTGGCCAACAAAGTCCCAGTGGACCAGCTGGCGGACTACTTTG GTGCAGACAGTTTGCAGTATCTGTCTGTAGAAGGTCTGAAGGCAGCAGTTACTGAAGGGATAAAGAGTGAAGCAGAGTCAGTCGGCCATTGTGTGGCGTGTCTCACAGGGGATTATCCAGTAGAGCCAGACTGGTGA
- the LOC117329258 gene encoding LOW QUALITY PROTEIN: xaa-Pro aminopeptidase 3-like (The sequence of the model RefSeq protein was modified relative to this genomic sequence to represent the inferred CDS: inserted 2 bases in 1 codon), whose product MVEYCLHRIELYLCRISLRDWTMGCCNALRTYSRFLRPNQLTTILNRNFGQPVAQTHPHLLKQGEVTPFITKEEYSQRRHNVFKLASDQFEGSKRVKDHIMIFPSACRLYMTIPIPYPFRQNTDFFYLSGFQEADSVLILHNSHKVTTSNKTPSSQSGMTSVLFVPRKDPHAELWDGERSGPKGAMEITGVDGAYNSECLRQFLHDYSEHHSDYVIWYDIEGKVHPQLHRXQGIEDFILQGKQKCVETTSRTIHRTRVIKSPAEVQLMQKSVDIASESLEEVMKFSYPQVNESYLEAKMEFECVLRDAQMLAYPPVVAGGNRGNTIHYTRNNQIVPDGDMILMDAGCEYHGFTSDLTRTWPVSGRFSPVQRCLYEMVLRIQLEVIPLCTPEFTLEQVYVYMLHLLGDELVSLGLIKPKDKSSNHAEEVRKFYPHHIGHYLGMDVHDTPTMSRHTKLQPGMIIAIEPGVYIPTDRTSVPEQYRGIAIRIEDNLLITESEPIVLSAKCVKDPDEIEELMATKS is encoded by the exons ATGGTTGAGTATTGCCTGCATCGGATAGAACTATACCTTTGTAGGATTTCATTGCGAGATTGGACCA TGGGTTGCTGTAATGCCTTAAGAACCTATTCAAGGTTTTTAAGACCAAATCAGTTAACGACCATCTTAAATCGAAACTTTGGACAACCAGTAGCACAAACTCATCCCCATCTTCTCAAACAAGGGGAAGTTACTCCATTTATCACAAAGGAAGAATATAGCCAAAGGCGTCACAATGTCTTCAAGCTTGCCTCAGATCAGTTTGAAGGATCAAAACGTGTGAAGGACCATATCATGATATTCCCATCAGCATGTAGACTTTACATGACCATCCCAATCCCATATCCTTTCAGACAAAACACAGACTTTTTCTACCTTAGTGGCTTCCAGGAAGCAGATAGTGTCCTAATCTTACATAACAGTCACAAAGTTACCACCTCAAATAAGACCCCAAGCTCCCAAAGTGGAATGACATCTGTGCTTTTTGTGCCAAGGAAGGACCCTCATGCCGAGCTTTGGGATGGGGAGCGATCTGGCCCTAAGGGGGCAATGGAAATCACAGGGGTAGATGGGGCATACAACTCAGAATGTTTACGACAATTTTTACACGATTACTCTGAGCACCATTCTGACTATGTGATATGGTATGATATAGAGGGCAAGGTTCATCCTCAGCTGCATAG TCAGGGAATTGAGGACTTCATTCTGCAgggaaaacaaaaatgtgtgGAGACCACTTCACGGACTATACACCGAACTAGGGTCATCAAGTCACCAGCTGAGGTTCAACTCATGCAAAAAAGTGTTGACATTGCCTCCGAGTCACTTGAAGAGGTCATGAAGTTTTCCTACCCCCAG GTGAATGAGTCTTATCTTGAAGCCAAGATGGAGTTTGAATGTGTACTTCGGGATGCTCAGATGTTGGCCTATCCACCTGTTGTTGCTG GTGGTAACCGTGGAAATACCATCCATTACACCAGAAATAATCAAATAGTGCCTGATGGGGATATGATCCTGATGGACGCAGGATGTGAATACCACGGCTTTACCAGTGACCTCACCAGGACGTGGCCTGTGTCAG GTCGGTTCAGTCCAGTACAGCGATGTCTCTATGAAATGGTTCTGCGTATCCAGCTGGAAGTTATCCCCCTTTGTACACCAGAGTTCACTCTGGAGCAGGTGTATGTGTACATGCTTCATCTGTTAGGAGATGAACTTGTGTCTCTTGGTCTAATAAAGCCTAAAGACAAGTCATCAAATCACGCAGAG GAGGTAAGAAAGTTTTATCCTCACCATATTGGCCACTATTTGGGGATGGACGTACATGATACCCCGACTATGTCACGACACACCAAACTCCAGCCGGGCATGATCATCGCCATAGAACCAG GTGTCTATATTCCTACGGATCGCACCAGTGTGCCAGAGCAGTATCGAGGGATTGCCATACGGATAGAAGATAACTTGCTTATCACAGAGTCTGAGCCCATCGTCTTGTCTGCAAAGTGTGTGAAAGATCCAGATGAAATTGAAGAGCTGATGGCCACCAAATCCTGA